Proteins co-encoded in one Cytophaga hutchinsonii ATCC 33406 genomic window:
- a CDS encoding ATP-dependent Clp protease ATP-binding subunit, whose translation MEAKFSNRVKEVISLSREEALRLGHDYIGAEHLLLGMIREGEGVAISLLKKLGITLDSLKKSLEEAVRGTATGNVKNLTNIPLTRQAEKVLKITYLEAKIFKSDLIGTEHLLLSVLRDEDNVATQILNKFDITYDVIKELLEYHTHTPKATDAEDADDDSSRLFGNSGSGAGKEAARPGAEKSRTPVLDNFGRDLTKYAEDGKLDPIIGREKEIERVAQILSRRKKNNPILIGEPGVGKTAIAEGLALRIVQKKVSRVLFGKRVVTLDLASLVAGTKYRGQFEERMKAVMNELEKSPEVILFIDEIHTIVGAGGASGSLDASNMFKPALARGDIQCIGATTLDEYRQYIEKDGALARRFQIVMVDATTPEETVQILNNIKEKYEDHHNVIYSPEALEACVKLSDRYISDRFLPDKAIDVLDEAGARVHINNIHVPADILKLEEQIENIKKEKNKVVKSQKYEEAAQLRDSEKKLIEQLDNAKLRWEEETKKKRYHVKEENVAEVIAMMTGIPSARVAQKESLKLLSMGSDLKAAVVGQDQAIEKLVKAIQRTRVGLKDPKKPIGSFIFLGPTGVGKTELAKSLAKYLFDKEDSLVRIDMSEYMEKFSVSRLVGAPPGYVGYEEGGQLTEKIRRKPYSVVLLDEIEKAHPDVFNLMLQVLDDGILTDGLGRRVDFRNTIIIMTSNIGVRDLKDFGSGIGFNTQSRKENVDEMMKGTIQNALRKAFSPEFLNRLDDVIVFNSLTREDIHVIIDITLAKVFSRITTLGYTIELTDKAKDFLAERGYDQQYGARPLNRAIQKYLEDPIAEEILKGDVQEGDTILADYKEGADGLTVRNKKQAEETTEGEKEK comes from the coding sequence ATGGAAGCAAAATTTTCAAATCGGGTAAAAGAGGTGATTTCCTTAAGCCGGGAAGAAGCATTGCGCTTGGGTCATGATTACATTGGTGCCGAACACCTGTTGTTAGGAATGATTCGCGAAGGAGAAGGTGTGGCAATTAGTTTATTAAAAAAACTAGGCATCACGTTAGATTCTTTAAAAAAGTCGCTAGAAGAAGCCGTTCGTGGAACAGCTACTGGTAACGTTAAAAACCTTACCAATATTCCTCTGACAAGACAGGCAGAAAAAGTATTAAAGATTACATATCTGGAAGCAAAGATCTTCAAAAGTGATCTTATTGGTACAGAACATTTATTGTTATCTGTATTGAGAGATGAAGATAATGTTGCTACACAAATATTAAACAAATTTGATATTACGTATGATGTTATCAAGGAATTGCTTGAATACCATACGCACACACCAAAAGCTACAGATGCTGAAGATGCAGATGACGATTCATCTCGTTTGTTCGGTAACAGCGGTTCTGGTGCGGGTAAAGAAGCAGCTCGTCCGGGTGCTGAAAAATCAAGAACACCTGTACTTGATAACTTCGGCAGAGATTTAACAAAATACGCGGAAGATGGAAAACTTGATCCGATCATTGGTCGTGAAAAAGAAATCGAACGTGTTGCGCAAATCTTGTCCCGTCGCAAAAAGAATAACCCGATCCTGATCGGTGAACCGGGTGTGGGTAAAACAGCTATCGCTGAAGGTCTTGCATTACGTATTGTTCAGAAGAAAGTATCACGTGTTTTATTCGGTAAACGTGTAGTAACATTGGATCTGGCTTCATTGGTGGCAGGTACAAAATACCGCGGTCAGTTTGAAGAGCGTATGAAAGCAGTTATGAATGAACTGGAAAAATCTCCTGAGGTTATTCTGTTTATTGATGAGATTCATACCATTGTTGGTGCAGGCGGTGCTTCCGGTTCATTGGATGCATCGAACATGTTTAAACCGGCATTGGCGAGGGGAGACATACAATGTATTGGTGCTACTACCTTAGATGAGTACCGTCAGTACATCGAAAAAGATGGTGCTTTGGCTCGTCGTTTCCAGATTGTAATGGTAGATGCAACAACACCGGAAGAGACTGTTCAGATTTTGAACAACATCAAAGAGAAATACGAAGATCACCATAATGTAATTTATTCTCCGGAAGCATTGGAAGCTTGCGTTAAGTTATCGGATCGTTATATCAGCGACCGTTTCTTACCGGATAAAGCAATTGATGTGTTGGATGAAGCAGGTGCCCGTGTACACATTAACAATATTCACGTTCCTGCAGATATCCTGAAACTGGAAGAGCAGATTGAGAATATCAAAAAAGAAAAAAACAAAGTTGTTAAAAGTCAGAAATACGAAGAAGCTGCTCAATTGAGAGACTCTGAGAAAAAACTGATCGAACAGTTGGATAACGCCAAACTTCGTTGGGAAGAAGAAACCAAGAAGAAACGTTACCATGTAAAAGAAGAGAACGTTGCAGAAGTAATTGCCATGATGACGGGTATTCCTTCTGCACGTGTTGCGCAGAAAGAATCATTGAAACTGTTAAGCATGGGGTCTGATCTGAAGGCTGCCGTTGTTGGACAGGATCAGGCAATTGAAAAATTAGTAAAAGCCATTCAACGTACACGTGTAGGGTTAAAAGATCCGAAGAAACCGATTGGTTCATTCATCTTCTTAGGTCCGACAGGTGTTGGTAAAACTGAATTAGCGAAGTCTCTTGCTAAATATTTATTCGATAAAGAAGATTCGCTGGTACGTATTGATATGTCTGAGTATATGGAGAAATTCTCTGTATCGAGATTGGTTGGTGCGCCTCCGGGATATGTCGGATACGAAGAAGGTGGTCAGTTGACTGAGAAAATCCGTCGTAAGCCATACAGTGTTGTATTGCTTGATGAGATTGAGAAAGCGCACCCGGATGTATTTAACTTAATGCTTCAGGTATTGGATGACGGTATCTTAACAGATGGTTTAGGGAGAAGAGTAGATTTCAGAAATACAATCATCATCATGACATCAAACATTGGTGTTCGTGACTTGAAAGATTTCGGATCAGGTATCGGTTTCAATACACAATCCCGTAAAGAGAATGTAGATGAAATGATGAAAGGTACGATCCAGAATGCCTTACGTAAAGCATTCTCTCCTGAATTCTTAAACCGTTTGGATGATGTAATTGTATTCAACTCTTTAACAAGAGAAGATATTCATGTAATCATCGATATCACGTTGGCAAAAGTATTCTCAAGAATCACAACATTGGGTTATACAATTGAATTAACGGATAAAGCGAAGGATTTCTTAGCGGAAAGAGGTTATGACCAGCAATATGGTGCGCGTCCGTTGAACCGAGCGATACAGAAATATCTTGAAGATCCGATTGCAGAAGAAATTCTGAAAGGAGATGTTCAGGAAGGTGATACAATCTTAGCTGACTACAAAGAAGGTGCAGATGGTTTAACTGTTCGCAATAAAAAACAAGCCGAAGAAACAACGGAAGGCGAAAAAGAAAAATAA
- a CDS encoding DUF3307 domain-containing protein gives MKRYTAMDNYVFFTEEQGNILIRLLLAHLLSDFVFQTKKMVAGKSWFSRYLIAHAAIVYLCTALFTGWWVIAFVIAASHYIIDGLKIEAQKKMFAGELVLFVTDQILHIAILIFLWAYQFDLMHLLFNMFTASLNDYTISLVMLGYLIVTTPAGYVIAFTTKNMMKENSESGNNERGGKNIGIYERIIILTFVLLGQYEAIGFLITGKSIIRFVNKDEHIRSEYVLLGTMMSYMFAIVTGVLIKLLLADYN, from the coding sequence TTGAAACGATATACAGCAATGGATAACTATGTATTTTTTACAGAAGAGCAGGGCAATATATTGATCCGGTTATTGCTTGCACACTTGCTGAGCGACTTTGTATTTCAGACAAAGAAAATGGTAGCAGGCAAAAGCTGGTTCTCCAGGTATTTAATAGCGCATGCTGCCATTGTATACCTGTGCACGGCATTGTTTACGGGCTGGTGGGTTATTGCCTTCGTGATCGCAGCTTCACATTATATTATTGACGGACTTAAAATAGAAGCTCAAAAGAAAATGTTTGCCGGCGAATTAGTTTTATTTGTAACCGATCAGATACTGCATATTGCTATATTGATTTTTTTGTGGGCATATCAATTCGATTTGATGCATCTCCTCTTTAATATGTTTACGGCTTCGCTGAATGATTATACTATAAGTCTGGTTATGTTGGGTTATCTGATCGTAACAACGCCTGCCGGCTATGTTATCGCCTTTACAACAAAAAACATGATGAAAGAAAATTCCGAATCGGGAAATAATGAACGTGGCGGAAAAAATATCGGCATCTATGAACGCATTATTATTCTGACCTTTGTATTGCTCGGGCAATATGAAGCTATTGGCTTTTTGATTACAGGTAAAAGTATTATTCGTTTTGTCAATAAAGATGAACACATTCGAAGTGAATATGTTTTGTTAGGTACTATGATGAGCTATATGTTTGCCATTGTTACAGGTGTACTGATTAAATTACTGCTGGCAGATTATAACTAA
- a CDS encoding WGR domain-containing protein translates to MFKTFIFHERDSKKFWRVSVEGAALTVVYGRIGSACCSEIQGVGFTG, encoded by the coding sequence ATGTTTAAAACATTCATTTTTCACGAGAGAGATTCGAAAAAATTCTGGCGTGTATCTGTTGAAGGTGCTGCACTGACTGTTGTGTATGGCCGTATCGGTAGTGCATGCTGTTCGGAGATACAAGGAGTCGGATTTACAGGCTGA
- a CDS encoding OsmC family protein, translated as MAKVYSRIQKEKYKIEIKSPSGNVLIADEPAEKGGNDLGFSPVELLASSLAACTSATLKMYADHKGWDLAEAHIEVELGRNEDLNKTFINRMISFSGNLDEKQRARLLQVANSCPVHKILSNPIEINTQLLENN; from the coding sequence ATGGCAAAAGTATATTCACGCATTCAGAAGGAAAAATATAAAATAGAAATAAAATCTCCTTCGGGAAATGTGCTTATTGCGGATGAACCTGCAGAAAAGGGCGGCAATGATCTTGGCTTTTCTCCCGTGGAGTTATTGGCATCTTCGTTAGCTGCCTGTACAAGCGCAACGCTGAAAATGTATGCAGATCACAAAGGCTGGGATTTGGCAGAAGCTCATATAGAAGTGGAACTGGGGCGTAATGAAGATTTAAATAAAACGTTTATAAACCGGATGATTTCATTTTCAGGAAATCTGGATGAAAAGCAACGTGCACGTTTGCTTCAGGTTGCGAACAGCTGTCCGGTGCATAAAATTCTAAGTAATCCCATTGAGATCAATACGCAGCTGCTTGAAAATAATTAA
- the fabG gene encoding 3-oxoacyl-[acyl-carrier-protein] reductase produces the protein MGLLSGKTALVTGASKGIGKSIAMRYAQEGANVAFTYLSSVEKGQALEKELQALGIKAKGYRSDASKYTEAEELVTSVLADFGQLDIVVNNAGITKDGLLMRMTEEQWDSVMEVNLKSVFNLTKAALKPMMKAKAGSIINMTSVVGISGNAGQTNYAASKAGIIGFTKSVAQELGSRNIRSNAIAPGFIETEMTEVLDPKVKAEWENGIPLKRAGKSEDVANACVFLASDLSTYITGQVLQVDGGMLT, from the coding sequence ATGGGCTTACTTAGTGGAAAAACTGCTCTGGTAACAGGAGCATCAAAAGGCATAGGAAAATCGATCGCGATGCGTTACGCACAGGAAGGTGCTAATGTGGCGTTCACCTATCTTTCAAGCGTTGAAAAAGGTCAGGCATTAGAAAAAGAATTACAGGCATTGGGTATCAAAGCAAAAGGATACCGCTCAGATGCATCTAAATATACAGAAGCAGAAGAATTAGTAACTTCCGTATTAGCAGACTTTGGACAGCTTGATATTGTTGTAAACAATGCAGGTATTACAAAAGATGGCTTATTAATGCGTATGACAGAAGAACAATGGGATTCTGTTATGGAAGTAAATTTAAAATCGGTATTTAACCTGACAAAAGCGGCATTAAAACCAATGATGAAAGCGAAAGCAGGTTCTATTATAAATATGACTTCTGTTGTGGGCATCAGCGGTAACGCCGGCCAGACAAACTACGCTGCCTCTAAAGCAGGTATCATTGGTTTCACAAAATCAGTAGCGCAGGAATTGGGTTCACGCAACATCCGCTCAAACGCAATTGCCCCGGGTTTTATTGAAACAGAAATGACGGAAGTACTGGACCCGAAAGTGAAAGCTGAATGGGAAAACGGAATTCCGTTGAAACGTGCCGGAAAAAGTGAAGATGTAGCGAATGCCTGTGTATTCCTTGCATCAGATCTTTCAACATACATTACCGGACAGGTATTACAGGTTGATGGCGGAATGCTGACCTAG
- the lpdA gene encoding dihydrolipoyl dehydrogenase — MSTKFDVIVIGSGPGGYVAAIRASQLGKKVAVVEKAELGGICLNWGCIPTKALLKSAQVYEYIKHAKEYGINVGNAEADFTAVVKRSRDVAAGMSKGVQFLMKKNKIEIIAGFGKLVKGKQVEVTDDKGNKSLYGADHIILATGGRARELPNVKIDNNKIIGYRKAMVLESKPESMVIMGSGAIGVEFAYFYATMGTKVTIVEYLPNIVPVEDEEISKQLEKEYKKMGINIMTGAAVESVDTAGKGCKVTVKKGDATEVIECDIVLSAVGVATNLEGIGLEDVGVATDKGRVLVDDYYKTNIPGVYAIGDIVKGPALAHVASHEGIICVEKIAGLNPEPMDYGNIPGCTYCTPEIASVGLTEKAAKEKGYELKVGKFPFSASGKASAAGAKEGFVKVIYDAKYGELLGVHMIGANVTEMIAEAVVARKLEATGHEIINAVHPHPTMSEAIMEATAAAYGEVIHL; from the coding sequence ATGTCAACAAAGTTCGATGTTATAGTGATCGGTAGCGGTCCTGGTGGATATGTAGCTGCAATTAGAGCCTCTCAATTAGGTAAAAAAGTAGCTGTAGTTGAGAAAGCAGAATTAGGTGGTATTTGCTTGAACTGGGGATGTATCCCTACAAAAGCTCTTTTGAAAAGTGCACAGGTGTATGAATACATCAAACATGCAAAAGAGTATGGTATCAATGTTGGAAACGCGGAAGCAGATTTTACAGCTGTTGTAAAACGCAGCCGTGACGTTGCTGCCGGCATGAGCAAAGGTGTTCAGTTTTTAATGAAAAAAAATAAAATCGAAATCATTGCAGGTTTCGGTAAACTGGTAAAAGGTAAACAAGTTGAAGTAACAGACGATAAAGGCAACAAAAGTCTGTACGGAGCTGATCACATCATTTTAGCAACAGGTGGCCGCGCGCGGGAATTGCCGAATGTTAAGATCGATAACAATAAGATCATCGGTTACCGTAAAGCCATGGTGCTTGAATCTAAGCCTGAGAGCATGGTGATTATGGGTTCCGGAGCGATTGGTGTTGAGTTTGCTTATTTCTATGCAACAATGGGCACTAAAGTTACGATTGTTGAATACCTGCCAAACATTGTTCCGGTTGAAGACGAAGAAATTTCTAAGCAATTAGAAAAAGAATATAAGAAGATGGGCATTAACATTATGACCGGTGCCGCTGTTGAATCCGTAGATACAGCAGGTAAAGGTTGTAAAGTAACCGTTAAAAAAGGTGATGCTACAGAAGTTATTGAATGCGATATTGTACTTTCAGCGGTAGGTGTTGCTACAAACCTTGAAGGTATTGGTCTGGAAGATGTAGGCGTTGCTACAGACAAAGGCCGTGTATTGGTTGATGATTATTACAAAACAAATATCCCGGGAGTGTATGCAATCGGAGATATTGTTAAAGGTCCTGCGCTGGCACACGTTGCTTCGCATGAAGGTATTATATGCGTAGAGAAGATCGCAGGTTTGAATCCTGAACCGATGGATTACGGCAATATCCCGGGTTGCACGTACTGTACACCAGAGATTGCTTCTGTAGGTTTAACGGAGAAAGCAGCAAAAGAAAAAGGATACGAATTGAAAGTAGGTAAGTTTCCATTCTCAGCATCCGGTAAAGCAAGTGCTGCCGGTGCAAAAGAAGGTTTTGTTAAAGTTATCTACGATGCAAAATACGGTGAGTTGTTAGGTGTTCACATGATTGGCGCAAACGTTACGGAGATGATTGCAGAAGCAGTTGTAGCACGTAAGCTTGAAGCAACAGGTCATGAGATCATTAATGCAGTGCACCCGCACCCGACAATGTCTGAAGCGATCATGGAAGCTACAGCGGCAGCATACGGTGAGGTGATTCACTTATAA
- a CDS encoding NAD(P)/FAD-dependent oxidoreductase, with protein MKPTSNTSFDVIILGAGPAGSTAALALQKSNLTVALLEKELFPRDKICGDALSCVAERVLKQIDPSLEQELLLYSEKTVVNKARVYSPEFRSIVLNFSKRGHCIKRLDFDNWLFEKANAKNIEVFQQAKVTDVRIDNSGAEVVLQDGTILHAAIVICCDGAHSVAARQLTHLKLDRKHYVGAVRQYYRNISDTAGNELEIFFLKDFLPGYFWIFPLKNGEANVGFGALSAIISKNKIDLKKSLQEIIQSVPQLKERFKDAEAMETVKGFGLPLGSRKLPISGAHFMLCGDAASLIDPVTGEGIETAMESGKYAAEQAIRCFESTDFSAACMQAYDQRIHKKMFKRFRQHYVLQRLISDRVWFINLMIRLANVPWINRYFYSRFE; from the coding sequence ATGAAGCCTACATCCAATACATCGTTTGATGTAATCATTTTAGGTGCAGGCCCTGCCGGATCTACGGCTGCACTTGCTCTTCAGAAAAGCAACCTTACTGTTGCCTTACTGGAAAAAGAGCTTTTTCCCCGGGATAAAATATGCGGAGACGCATTATCCTGCGTTGCAGAACGTGTGCTTAAACAGATTGATCCCTCCTTAGAACAGGAACTGCTGCTCTATTCAGAAAAAACGGTAGTGAATAAAGCGCGTGTATATAGTCCTGAATTTCGTTCTATCGTATTGAATTTTTCAAAACGCGGACATTGTATCAAACGCCTGGATTTTGATAACTGGCTCTTTGAAAAAGCGAATGCAAAAAACATTGAAGTTTTTCAACAGGCAAAGGTAACGGATGTACGTATTGATAATTCAGGCGCTGAAGTAGTTTTGCAGGATGGGACAATACTGCATGCTGCTATAGTGATCTGCTGTGACGGTGCACACTCTGTTGCGGCCAGGCAGCTTACACATTTAAAACTGGACCGCAAGCATTATGTTGGCGCGGTGCGTCAGTATTACCGTAATATCAGTGATACTGCCGGTAATGAACTTGAGATTTTTTTTCTCAAGGATTTTCTTCCCGGTTATTTCTGGATCTTTCCTTTGAAGAACGGGGAAGCAAATGTAGGGTTTGGCGCCTTATCAGCTATCATTTCAAAAAATAAAATTGATCTGAAAAAAAGTCTGCAGGAGATCATACAATCTGTTCCGCAATTAAAAGAACGGTTTAAAGATGCGGAAGCAATGGAGACTGTAAAAGGTTTTGGACTGCCGCTGGGTTCAAGGAAACTGCCTATCTCAGGAGCGCATTTTATGTTGTGCGGCGATGCGGCTTCGCTGATTGACCCGGTTACGGGAGAAGGCATTGAAACAGCCATGGAGAGTGGCAAGTATGCGGCGGAACAGGCCATCAGGTGCTTTGAAAGCACGGATTTTTCAGCAGCATGTATGCAAGCCTACGATCAGCGCATTCACAAAAAAATGTTTAAGCGGTTCCGTCAGCATTATGTATTACAGCGCCTGATCAGCGACCGCGTCTGGTTCATCAACTTGATGATCCGGCTGGCGAATGTACCCTGGATCAACCGGTACTTTTATTCAAGGTTTGAATAA
- the murI gene encoding glutamate racemase, whose protein sequence is MHQPIGIFDSGVGGLTLLDKLVHALPAESFEYYGDSGNCPYGTKTIEEIRQHTIRIMDYLMQKHCKMIIVACNTITTNIIDQLRSIYPMPIVGMEPGTKPAYASSANKRIGILATAGTINGQLYNRTLESFNDKAFFISQIGAGLVELIEQNIIEQARMMQQLEPLLKPMIDAHIDTLVLGCTHYNYLTNVLAGMFPYPIEIIDTRDAVTRQVQRILQEKALKATGTERSVTITTTGDMEMLKQILKRLHLNDEVVTLVKVSAYSM, encoded by the coding sequence ATGCACCAACCCATTGGCATCTTCGACTCCGGCGTCGGAGGCCTAACTTTATTGGATAAACTTGTTCACGCACTTCCTGCAGAGTCATTTGAATATTACGGCGACAGCGGCAACTGTCCGTACGGTACGAAGACGATAGAAGAGATCAGGCAGCATACCATACGCATCATGGATTATCTGATGCAGAAGCATTGTAAGATGATCATTGTTGCCTGTAATACCATTACAACAAATATTATTGATCAGCTGCGCAGTATATACCCTATGCCGATTGTAGGTATGGAGCCGGGTACCAAGCCTGCTTATGCCAGTTCGGCTAATAAACGTATCGGAATTCTGGCAACTGCAGGCACTATTAACGGGCAGTTGTACAACAGGACGTTGGAAAGCTTTAACGACAAGGCTTTTTTTATCAGTCAGATTGGTGCCGGATTGGTTGAACTTATTGAGCAGAATATTATTGAGCAGGCGCGTATGATGCAGCAGCTGGAGCCGCTGTTAAAACCAATGATTGATGCCCATATAGATACGCTGGTGCTTGGTTGTACGCATTACAATTATCTGACCAATGTACTTGCCGGCATGTTTCCGTATCCTATCGAAATCATTGATACAAGAGATGCTGTTACCAGGCAGGTGCAACGGATCCTGCAGGAAAAAGCATTGAAGGCAACCGGTACTGAAAGGTCTGTAACCATTACCACAACAGGCGACATGGAGATGTTAAAGCAGATATTGAAACGATTACATCTGAACGACGAAGTTGTTACCTTGGTTAAGGTATCAGCTTACAGCATGTAG
- a CDS encoding Crp/Fnr family transcriptional regulator, producing the protein MHHINSLINVFESVLPLSDTDKALMVQHTCLETLKKGALYCEQGRVCKKMGLVVDGIFKVVRTNAAGEEYILYFTNEGHFVIDLDSFYTHTPAEEKIEALTECVVITMTKNSYEFLEKEIPGFPRIVSTLKEKALLEKYKLKSEMLVDDAATKYNKLLQRQPTVVQRVPQSQIALFLGITPYTLSRIRTRK; encoded by the coding sequence ATGCATCATATAAATTCTTTAATAAACGTTTTCGAATCCGTACTGCCGCTTTCTGATACTGATAAAGCATTAATGGTTCAGCATACCTGTTTAGAGACGCTGAAAAAAGGAGCATTATATTGTGAGCAGGGCCGGGTCTGTAAAAAAATGGGGCTCGTGGTTGATGGTATATTTAAGGTCGTACGAACGAATGCTGCCGGTGAAGAGTATATTCTGTATTTTACAAATGAAGGTCATTTTGTGATCGATTTAGATAGTTTTTATACCCACACACCTGCGGAAGAAAAGATAGAAGCCTTAACGGAATGTGTTGTGATTACAATGACGAAAAACAGTTATGAATTTCTTGAAAAAGAAATTCCGGGTTTTCCCAGAATTGTAAGTACGCTTAAGGAGAAAGCATTGCTGGAGAAATATAAATTAAAAAGTGAAATGCTGGTAGACGATGCTGCCACAAAATATAATAAACTGCTGCAGCGCCAGCCTACCGTGGTGCAACGTGTTCCGCAAAGTCAGATTGCCTTGTTTCTGGGAATTACACCATACACGTTAAGCAGAATCCGCACCAGGAAATGA
- a CDS encoding SDR family NAD(P)-dependent oxidoreductase — MYKSEKKTALVTGASKGIGAEIAKALARNGSTVIVNYSTDRINAEAVVKHIRENGGAATAIQADVTKAAEVKRLFEEACQQFGKIDTLINNAGVYKFEPIEAVTEEEFHRQFNSNVLSVLLSVQEALNYFNEAGGSIINIGSVASVKATPSSLVYSASKSAVDGITRILSKELGPKKIRVNAILPGPTHTEGNRIAGTPVEEYIAAQTPLGRIGQPADISMLAVFLASDDASWITGQKICVSGGFD; from the coding sequence ATGTATAAATCAGAAAAGAAAACAGCGCTTGTTACCGGAGCGTCAAAAGGCATAGGAGCAGAAATCGCGAAAGCGCTTGCCCGAAACGGATCAACCGTTATTGTAAACTATTCCACAGATAGAATCAACGCTGAAGCGGTTGTTAAACACATTCGTGAAAACGGAGGGGCGGCAACTGCTATTCAGGCAGACGTTACAAAAGCGGCAGAAGTAAAACGGTTGTTTGAAGAAGCCTGTCAACAGTTCGGTAAAATAGATACATTGATTAACAATGCAGGTGTCTATAAATTTGAACCCATAGAAGCAGTTACAGAAGAGGAATTTCACCGGCAGTTCAACAGCAACGTATTGAGTGTACTGTTGTCTGTTCAGGAAGCATTAAATTATTTTAACGAAGCTGGTGGAAGTATCATTAATATCGGTTCTGTTGCCAGTGTAAAAGCTACTCCGTCATCGCTGGTATATTCGGCAAGTAAAAGTGCCGTAGATGGAATAACCCGGATTTTATCAAAAGAACTTGGTCCTAAAAAAATCCGCGTGAACGCAATCTTACCCGGCCCCACTCATACAGAAGGCAACCGGATTGCAGGTACACCTGTGGAAGAATATATTGCAGCACAAACACCGCTGGGAAGAATCGGACAGCCCGCAGATATTTCCATGCTGGCGGTGTTCCTGGCTTCAGACGATGCTTCCTGGATCACCGGACAAAAAATATGTGTGTCAGGTGGATTTGATTAA